The DNA window ctgatcatCGGTTTTCAATCTTGAAATTAGGGTTCATGatcataatagtaataataacttGGGTTTTCAACTTTTTGTCCTATTCAAAGATTAGTCCCCATAAATGAAAGCTCCCTTTAGTGGAAACTTAATTACGGGGTGATCTTGGTTCATGAATCAATTGAATTAAGTTCCTGATTCAATAAGGTAATTCAAGTACTCTCGGAATTTCAATCTGGACAAGGTCTTCATGGACTATCAAAGAAAAATGACTTTTGAGCAATGGTTTGAGCCACCAAAGGACTGCAggcaaaaaattattatatttttactattcaagcaaataaaatatatgagatggtcCAAAATTCCTGCACTCTGCAGTTGTTTTATgcaaaatttgaccaaaaaatCCCTTTCTATAAATGTGGAGGTTCATAATTGTGGATAAGCTTTAAAATAGCAGAGTAACAAATCTTTTAACAATATATAATACAATTTGGAGACCTGGATTTGTAGTAATTAAGTCCAATTCATTTCTGTTTTTATCATCTTCAATGACTTGAATctaatgaataaatatgaaaaaaatctgCAAGAGTACAGCAACCACATCTGACATTGGAGTAAAAAAGCTTACTTCATTCATATTATTAAGAAACTAATTACAAGTGCTAATCCAACTACATTAAAGAGGAAAGCTTTCTTCATCAAATATTATTAAAGAACTAATTCCTAATTCCAAAATGctaatccaaaagaaaaaaagaaaagaaagtgaccCAATCCGAGCATGTTATATGATCATATGGTTAAGCAAAAGGGGTTGTTGCATAGGTTTCACCTCTTCATCACCGTGCATCCTAGCCTTCCTAGCTTGAATACCATAAGAATCTAATGCAGAAGATCGCATTAAGTTAAAAAAGTTCGATAACTATTGATGCATTAAAGCGTTTTTGAAGAACTGTACTTCTAATTATGTACATTGGTTAACAGCAATGACCTCTTTGTTTGAAATGATCTCTATAGTCTCTTGTGTCATATTCCTTATGTCGCAGCCAAGAAGAAGAGGAGCCTGCAATAGCATTCATGTTTTTCAGACCAGATATGCAACATCATGCATATCAACAAGCATAAAAAAGGTGAATATCAATTGTAATACCTTGGAAATAGCCCATAAGCTGAAATGTACTATATATTCATCTTTCGTCATCCCTCCATTCCCGATCTCAAGCATGTCCGGATCTATCGATATAACAAGAATTGTAATCACAAAACATTTAATATGGTTCAAAAAAAATTGCAGAACTAGAAGAAAACTCTAACCATTCCAACCACCGGGCCTTGCATATTGAGCATACAATTCATTTTGATCAGCTCTCGAAATCATACTGCCAGGCAACAAAATATCGTAAGTTATACTCTAGGCCGACTCTAACATCCTCCAAATACGTTAACAAATCTTTACCTTTCCCATGTATCAGTTATGTCACGA is part of the Gossypium hirsutum isolate 1008001.06 chromosome D11, Gossypium_hirsutum_v2.1, whole genome shotgun sequence genome and encodes:
- the LOC121223771 gene encoding alpha-galactosidase 1-like, with the translated sequence MLIYCFNFSCRYPVMSKALKKAGRPIFFSLCEWGEMHPAKWGFHVGNSWRTTRDITDTWESMISRADQNELYAQYARPGGWNDPDMLEIGNGGMTKDEYIVHFSLWAISKAPLLLGCDIRNMTQETIEIISNKEVIAVNQCT